In Tessaracoccus flavus, the following are encoded in one genomic region:
- a CDS encoding alpha-ketoacid dehydrogenase subunit beta translates to MSETLTMAKALNRGLRRALQADPKVLLAGEDIGKLGGVFRITEGLQAEFGENRVIDSPLAESGIIGTAVGLCMRGYRPVVEIQFDGFVFPGFSQIVTQVAKLHMRTAGQNPMPMVIRIPFGGGIGAVEHHSESPEAYFAHTPGLKVVSCSNANDAYWMIQQAIQSDDPVVFLEPKRRYHVKDTVNFSARPAPMHQANIARYGTDATLLCYGPMVKTCLDAAAVAGEEGTSLEVVDLRTLSPIDWVTITSSVRRTKRAIVVHEAPLTLGLGSEVAARLAQDLFYVMEAPVLRVAGYDMPYPPARVEEEYLPSVDRILDAVDRSLAY, encoded by the coding sequence ATGAGCGAGACCCTGACCATGGCCAAGGCCCTCAACCGGGGGCTGCGGCGTGCCCTGCAGGCCGACCCGAAGGTGCTGTTGGCGGGGGAGGACATCGGCAAGCTCGGCGGTGTGTTCCGCATCACCGAGGGACTGCAGGCCGAGTTCGGCGAGAACCGCGTCATCGACTCGCCGCTGGCGGAGTCGGGCATCATCGGCACCGCGGTGGGTCTGTGCATGCGGGGCTATCGGCCCGTGGTGGAGATCCAGTTCGACGGCTTCGTCTTTCCCGGCTTCTCCCAGATCGTCACCCAGGTGGCCAAGCTGCACATGCGCACCGCCGGGCAGAACCCCATGCCCATGGTCATCCGCATCCCGTTCGGCGGCGGCATCGGCGCGGTCGAGCACCACTCCGAGTCGCCCGAGGCGTACTTCGCGCACACCCCCGGGCTCAAGGTCGTCTCCTGCTCGAACGCCAACGATGCCTACTGGATGATCCAGCAGGCCATCCAGTCCGACGATCCGGTCGTCTTCCTGGAGCCCAAGCGGCGCTACCACGTCAAGGACACGGTGAACTTCTCCGCGCGGCCCGCCCCCATGCACCAGGCGAACATCGCCCGCTACGGCACCGACGCCACGCTGCTGTGCTACGGACCCATGGTGAAGACGTGCCTCGACGCGGCCGCGGTTGCGGGGGAGGAGGGCACCTCGCTCGAGGTCGTCGACCTGCGCACGCTCAGCCCGATCGACTGGGTCACGATCACGTCGTCGGTCCGTCGGACCAAGCGGGCGATCGTCGTCCACGAGGCTCCGCTCACGCTCGGTCTCGGGTCTGAGGTGGCTGCCCGGCTCGCGCAGGACCTCTTCTACGTCATGGAGGCTCCCGTCCTGCGGGTGGCCGGCTACGACATGCCGTATCCGCCCGCCCGGGTGGAGGAGGAGTATCTACCATCGGTGGATCGCATCCTCGACGCCGTCGACCGATCGCTCGCCTACTAG
- a CDS encoding dihydrolipoamide acetyltransferase family protein, translating to MKREFLLPDPGEGLLEAEIVAWRVAEGDVIEVNDVLVEIETAKSLVELPSPFAGTVTRLIVAEGTTVEVGAPIVEIDDGADAPDEAAGPNLVGYGASDTGAARRRRRGQPDRGSVSDAMSAAYEQHEPGRRADEVHPAGTVHAQASGDPLPTPGRAPSESQLVLASDPGDARAKPPVRKYAKDLGVDLNSVVGTGPDGTVTRRDVEAAAAFRMLDDEPKQGRILNDQASFQGSPSGAPGGQSHAGTSFSGSAFGGGFGPTEGLGGFDPNQGRAERRVPIKGVRKVTADNMVKSVNTHVHVTEWITIDVTGTMEFVETLKQRREFTGLRVSPLLVYAKAICLALTRNPDLNTSWDEERQEIVYYGDINLGIAAATPRGLMVPNIKGAQRLSLLQLCQAINQLVQVSREGKLQPGDYSQGTFTITNVGVFGIDAGTPIINGDESAIFCMGSIERRPWVVGEGADEKVVPRWVTTLAVAFDHRIVDGEQGSRFLHDVASILAEPALALLY from the coding sequence GTGAAGCGCGAATTTCTGCTCCCGGACCCGGGCGAAGGATTGCTCGAGGCCGAGATCGTCGCCTGGCGGGTCGCTGAGGGCGACGTGATCGAGGTCAACGACGTCCTGGTCGAGATCGAGACGGCCAAGTCGCTCGTCGAGCTCCCGTCCCCCTTCGCCGGCACCGTCACGCGGTTGATCGTGGCCGAGGGGACCACCGTCGAGGTGGGTGCCCCGATCGTCGAGATCGACGACGGCGCCGACGCGCCCGACGAGGCGGCGGGCCCCAACCTCGTCGGCTACGGAGCCTCGGACACGGGGGCCGCCCGCCGACGGCGCCGCGGCCAGCCCGATCGGGGCTCGGTCTCCGACGCCATGTCTGCCGCCTACGAGCAGCACGAGCCGGGACGTCGCGCTGACGAGGTGCATCCGGCGGGCACCGTTCACGCGCAGGCATCGGGCGATCCGTTGCCGACCCCGGGTCGCGCTCCCTCGGAATCGCAGTTGGTGCTCGCCTCCGACCCCGGCGATGCGCGCGCCAAGCCACCGGTGCGCAAGTACGCCAAGGACCTGGGGGTCGACCTCAACTCCGTCGTCGGCACCGGGCCGGACGGCACGGTGACCCGTCGCGACGTTGAGGCGGCGGCGGCCTTCCGCATGCTCGACGACGAGCCCAAGCAGGGGCGCATCCTCAACGACCAGGCGTCGTTCCAGGGGAGTCCATCCGGCGCGCCCGGGGGGCAGTCGCACGCCGGTACGTCGTTCAGCGGGTCGGCGTTCGGCGGAGGTTTCGGTCCGACGGAGGGCCTCGGCGGGTTCGACCCCAACCAGGGCCGGGCGGAGCGGCGCGTGCCGATCAAGGGCGTGCGCAAGGTGACGGCCGACAACATGGTGAAATCCGTCAACACCCACGTCCACGTCACCGAGTGGATCACGATCGACGTCACGGGAACGATGGAATTCGTCGAGACGCTCAAGCAGCGTCGCGAATTCACCGGGCTGCGCGTCTCACCGCTGCTCGTCTACGCCAAGGCCATCTGCCTGGCGCTCACCCGCAACCCCGACCTCAACACCTCGTGGGATGAGGAGCGTCAAGAGATCGTCTACTACGGCGACATCAACCTCGGCATCGCTGCGGCGACGCCACGCGGGCTCATGGTGCCCAACATCAAGGGGGCGCAGCGCCTCAGCCTGCTGCAGCTCTGTCAGGCCATCAACCAGTTGGTGCAGGTGTCAAGGGAGGGCAAGCTCCAGCCCGGCGACTATTCGCAGGGGACGTTCACCATCACCAACGTCGGGGTCTTCGGCATCGACGCCGGCACACCGATCATCAACGGCGACGAGTCGGCGATCTTCTGCATGGGCTCGATCGAGCGCCGTCCGTGGGTGGTGGGCGAGGGCGCTGACGAGAAGGTGGTGCCCCGCTGGGTGACGACGCTCGCGGTCGCGTTCGACCACCGGATCGTCGACGGTGAGCAGGGGTCGCGGTTCCTGCACGATGTCGCCTCGATCCTAGCTGAGCCGGCCCTGGCGCTGCTCTACTGA
- a CDS encoding DUF4282 domain-containing protein — protein MSNQQWNSGSHEWRPSSDDAQQAPGWPQAPDPTREWERQQPQAASQEWQPQGEADTHEWRPQTTGSGDVHASQDWYTSAPGWQGQGGAQQPQAHGWQGQPPGQDWQAQQAGPAWQQGGGQWPAQQSEWAQQGWGQPPAAPQARSTAKAEASGLFDFSFRKLALPGSAGLIFTIGVAAVAAEWLFRVVGLLMSEFAPGMAVVEALVVGLAAAVFKILVLRVLIEIGVALISRNTGP, from the coding sequence ATGTCGAACCAACAGTGGAACAGCGGGTCGCACGAGTGGAGGCCCAGCTCGGACGACGCCCAACAGGCCCCCGGCTGGCCGCAGGCACCAGATCCCACTCGGGAGTGGGAACGGCAGCAGCCGCAGGCTGCTTCGCAGGAGTGGCAGCCCCAAGGCGAGGCGGACACCCACGAGTGGCGACCACAGACGACCGGGTCCGGCGATGTCCACGCATCCCAGGACTGGTACACCTCCGCTCCAGGGTGGCAGGGCCAGGGTGGAGCTCAACAACCTCAGGCCCATGGCTGGCAGGGACAACCACCCGGCCAGGACTGGCAGGCGCAGCAGGCTGGGCCGGCCTGGCAGCAGGGTGGCGGTCAGTGGCCGGCCCAGCAGTCCGAGTGGGCGCAGCAGGGCTGGGGTCAACCACCCGCCGCACCGCAGGCACGATCGACGGCGAAGGCCGAGGCCAGCGGCCTGTTCGACTTCAGCTTCAGGAAGTTGGCCCTGCCAGGATCGGCTGGGCTGATCTTCACCATCGGTGTCGCCGCCGTCGCTGCGGAATGGCTGTTTCGCGTCGTCGGCCTGCTGATGAGCGAGTTCGCCCCAGGCATGGCCGTGGTGGAGGCGCTTGTCGTCGGGCTGGCCGCTGCGGTGTTCAAGATCCTCGTCCTGCGCGTCCTCATCGAGATCGGTGTGGCGCTGATCAGCCGCAACACAGGTCCCTGA
- the alr gene encoding alanine racemase produces MPTPTQLRVDLEAIHANLALARDRANGRSVLAAVKANAYGHGLVPVARSIQERGSADWLGVALTSEAEELRAAGITLPILKFTPTLADDLDDAITAELTLSVGDAGAIRAAQLAAAARGRIVEVHLKIDTGMRRVGAEPGDAALLGAQLADSPNLRVGGIFTHLPVSDVPEGGEFTRAQFRLFDDVVADVERVVGTVPLVHCANSGAVLGHDLGRSTMVRPGIMIYGSYPDPHTPRDHPLSDVARWTSRITFVKRVQAGQTVGYGRTWTAPVDTWVATVAVGYGDGYSRLLSSRGRMLVDGHSYPVIGRVCMDQTMIDLGPDLPTVGVGDEVVLLGTSGKERIGVEEIAELMGTITYEVTCLITDRVPRVY; encoded by the coding sequence ATGCCTACTCCCACGCAGCTCCGTGTCGACCTCGAGGCGATCCACGCCAACCTGGCGCTGGCCCGCGACCGCGCCAACGGGCGGTCGGTGCTGGCTGCGGTGAAGGCCAACGCCTACGGGCACGGTCTCGTTCCGGTGGCGCGCTCCATCCAGGAGCGCGGGTCGGCCGACTGGCTCGGGGTCGCGCTGACGAGCGAAGCCGAGGAGCTGCGCGCCGCAGGCATCACGCTGCCCATCTTGAAGTTCACACCGACGCTCGCGGACGACCTCGACGACGCCATCACGGCCGAGCTGACCCTCTCGGTCGGCGACGCCGGCGCGATCCGCGCCGCGCAGTTGGCGGCGGCCGCTCGGGGGCGCATCGTCGAGGTCCATCTCAAGATCGACACCGGCATGCGCCGCGTTGGGGCCGAACCCGGAGACGCCGCCCTGCTGGGAGCCCAGCTGGCCGACTCGCCCAACCTGCGGGTCGGCGGCATTTTCACCCATCTTCCGGTGAGCGACGTTCCGGAGGGGGGTGAGTTCACCCGAGCCCAGTTCCGCCTGTTCGACGATGTGGTCGCCGACGTCGAAAGAGTCGTGGGCACAGTCCCGCTCGTACACTGCGCCAACTCCGGCGCAGTCCTGGGTCACGACCTCGGCAGGTCCACGATGGTGCGGCCCGGCATCATGATCTACGGCTCTTATCCGGATCCGCACACCCCCCGCGACCACCCGCTGAGCGATGTGGCGCGGTGGACCTCGCGCATCACCTTCGTGAAGCGGGTCCAGGCGGGGCAGACGGTGGGCTACGGACGCACGTGGACGGCGCCGGTCGACACCTGGGTGGCGACTGTCGCCGTCGGCTACGGGGACGGCTACTCCCGACTGTTGTCGTCGCGCGGCCGCATGCTGGTGGACGGGCATTCGTACCCCGTGATCGGGCGCGTGTGCATGGACCAGACGATGATCGATCTGGGCCCTGACCTGCCGACGGTCGGGGTGGGCGACGAGGTGGTCCTGCTGGGTACCAGCGGGAAGGAGCGCATCGGGGTCGAGGAGATTGCGGAGCTGATGGGCACCATCACCTACGAAGTAACCTGCCTCATCACCGACCGGGTCCCGCGCGTCTACTGA
- a CDS encoding EcsC family protein gives MSEQNVIAVAEGLTANVFHEILDIAIEGKGKLPGAKHAAKQLLTQRNDPEAAISRMVAQHIAMAGGQGFATNWGGFLLSLVTIPANLAAATFVQARLVAGIAHLRGYELSDPRVRTAILMVMLGPSANADLVSRGVLPSSPLVVATAPVFDARLDGQVSRALFDRAMNQMSGKRMGVWAAKRIPLVGGGVGAAVDGWSTSTIARHAMAEFPSRRPRLSQGSVEMGDAPNS, from the coding sequence ATGAGTGAGCAGAATGTCATCGCCGTGGCCGAGGGGCTGACGGCCAACGTCTTCCACGAGATCCTCGACATCGCCATCGAGGGCAAGGGGAAACTGCCGGGCGCGAAGCATGCCGCCAAGCAGTTGCTCACCCAGCGCAACGATCCGGAGGCCGCGATATCGCGGATGGTCGCCCAGCACATCGCGATGGCCGGCGGCCAGGGATTCGCGACGAACTGGGGCGGGTTCCTGCTCTCCCTCGTCACCATCCCCGCCAACCTGGCTGCCGCGACGTTCGTCCAGGCGCGGCTGGTGGCGGGCATCGCGCATCTGCGCGGCTACGAGCTGTCCGACCCCCGTGTCCGCACGGCGATCCTCATGGTGATGCTCGGCCCCAGCGCCAACGCCGATCTCGTCAGCCGTGGCGTGCTGCCGTCGTCGCCCCTCGTGGTGGCCACCGCCCCCGTCTTCGATGCGCGGCTGGACGGCCAGGTCTCCCGGGCGCTGTTCGATCGGGCCATGAACCAGATGAGCGGAAAGCGCATGGGGGTGTGGGCTGCCAAGCGGATCCCGCTGGTCGGCGGCGGAGTCGGCGCGGCCGTCGACGGCTGGTCGACCTCCACCATCGCCCGCCACGCCATGGCCGAGTTCCCCAGCCGACGTCCCCGGTTGTCGCAGGGCAGCGTCGAGATGGGCGACGCCCCGAACAGCTGA
- the aat gene encoding leucyl/phenylalanyl-tRNA--protein transferase: MLGVTFGLPSEWPSQDLIGYTDEFSAALALEGYRCGVFPMPINAGDSEMGWWSPMQRGLLPVDGLHVTRSMRRAAKRYTTTVDAAFDDVVAACADPDRPHGWIDTRIRTAYARLHATGWAHSVETWDRDGRLVGGLYGVHVGGLFAGESMFHDPELGRDASKVALMRLVEELTAAGVILVDVQWLTDHLGSLGAYEVPRRVYLSRLNVALGLPQSPWPGALTVPGRRVGPPNSHPPPRPEEA, translated from the coding sequence ATGCTGGGCGTGACCTTCGGCCTGCCGTCCGAGTGGCCGAGCCAGGACCTCATCGGGTACACCGATGAGTTCAGCGCTGCCCTGGCGCTGGAGGGGTATCGCTGCGGAGTGTTCCCCATGCCGATCAACGCCGGGGATTCCGAGATGGGCTGGTGGTCCCCGATGCAGCGCGGGCTCCTACCCGTGGACGGGCTGCACGTCACGAGGTCGATGCGACGAGCCGCGAAGCGCTACACCACGACGGTTGACGCGGCCTTCGACGACGTCGTCGCCGCCTGTGCCGACCCCGACCGTCCCCACGGCTGGATCGACACCCGCATCCGCACCGCGTACGCCCGGCTGCACGCCACCGGCTGGGCCCATTCGGTCGAGACCTGGGACCGCGACGGACGCCTCGTCGGAGGCCTCTACGGGGTTCACGTCGGAGGACTCTTCGCCGGCGAGTCCATGTTCCACGACCCCGAGCTTGGTCGAGACGCCTCGAAGGTGGCGCTGATGAGGCTCGTCGAGGAGCTCACCGCCGCGGGGGTGATCCTCGTCGACGTGCAGTGGCTGACGGATCACCTTGGCTCGTTGGGCGCCTACGAGGTGCCGCGGCGCGTCTACCTGAGCCGTCTCAACGTAGCGCTCGGCCTCCCGCAATCGCCGTGGCCGGGCGCCCTCACGGTCCCAGGCCGGCGGGTGGGACCCCCGAACAGTCATCCACCACCACGTCCCGAGGAGGCGTAA
- a CDS encoding Fpg/Nei family DNA glycosylase translates to MPELPEVAALAQALEEKLRGRVIAAGHLVSFSALKTYRIGLEALAGLEIGSVTRHGKFLDIEAQGIHLIFHLARAGWVKWHDEVPAVPARAGKSGLALRVVLDDGSGFSLTEAGTQKHLAVYIVEDPAEVPGIAALGPDPLAEGFTADDLGRILADAGRAQLKGVLRDQKTLAGIGNAYSDEILHAARLSPFKPANSLEKEGVDELYRHIRQVLGDAVVAASGHPIEELKDAKRASMRVHGRTGEQCDECGTTIAEVSFVDSSLQYCPGCQTGGKPLADRRLSKLLK, encoded by the coding sequence ATGCCCGAACTCCCAGAAGTAGCAGCGCTCGCACAGGCGCTCGAAGAGAAGCTGCGGGGCCGGGTGATCGCCGCTGGCCACCTCGTGTCGTTCTCGGCGCTCAAGACCTACCGCATCGGCCTGGAGGCCCTCGCCGGACTCGAGATCGGGAGTGTCACCAGACACGGCAAGTTTCTCGACATCGAGGCGCAGGGGATCCACCTCATCTTCCATCTCGCCCGGGCCGGTTGGGTCAAGTGGCACGACGAGGTGCCCGCTGTGCCAGCCCGGGCGGGGAAGTCCGGGCTCGCCCTGCGCGTTGTCCTCGACGACGGCTCCGGATTCAGCCTCACCGAAGCCGGCACCCAGAAGCATCTGGCCGTCTACATCGTCGAGGACCCTGCCGAGGTGCCGGGCATCGCGGCCCTGGGTCCCGACCCGCTGGCGGAAGGCTTCACGGCAGACGACCTCGGCCGCATCCTGGCCGACGCGGGCCGAGCGCAACTCAAGGGCGTCCTGCGCGATCAGAAGACTCTGGCAGGAATCGGCAATGCGTACTCCGACGAGATCCTGCACGCAGCCAGGCTGAGCCCGTTCAAGCCGGCCAACTCCCTGGAAAAGGAGGGCGTGGACGAGCTGTACCGGCACATCCGCCAGGTCCTGGGCGACGCCGTCGTTGCGGCGAGCGGCCACCCCATCGAGGAACTCAAGGACGCGAAGCGGGCCAGCATGCGGGTCCACGGCCGGACCGGCGAGCAGTGTGACGAGTGCGGGACGACGATCGCGGAGGTGTCGTTCGTCGATTCGTCGCTCCAGTACTGCCCGGGGTGCCAGACCGGAGGAAAGCCCTTGGCTGACCGTCGGCTTTCCAAGTTGTTGAAGTAG
- a CDS encoding DUF1206 domain-containing protein, which yields MSDAMGKVEDAAKDVEDHPAASWVAAAGHVANGIVHAVIGLIAISIARGAAGEADQGGAMRAIESTPLGEISLWVVGVSMVGLGLYTLATAIGQLRDDLWQGLKDLGRMVTYFAVGVVALTYATGGTSSGEGTTESLSARLMATGWGSILLVIVGLAIVAIGVGMIVSGVRQRFMRHVDVSPKSQKWFVPLGIAGYVAKGLAVAAVGVLFVVAVWTSDPSQTGGLDGALKSFTQLPFGRVVLFGIAVGLITYGLFCLARARKAKPA from the coding sequence ATGTCAGACGCGATGGGCAAGGTCGAGGACGCGGCCAAAGACGTTGAGGATCACCCGGCAGCTTCGTGGGTGGCGGCCGCCGGGCACGTCGCCAACGGCATCGTGCACGCGGTGATCGGGTTGATCGCGATCAGCATCGCACGCGGTGCTGCCGGTGAGGCTGATCAGGGCGGAGCGATGCGCGCCATTGAATCGACGCCGCTGGGTGAGATCTCGCTCTGGGTCGTGGGCGTGTCGATGGTCGGGCTCGGCCTCTACACCCTGGCTACCGCCATCGGACAGCTCCGGGACGACCTGTGGCAGGGGCTCAAGGACCTGGGGAGGATGGTCACCTACTTCGCCGTCGGTGTCGTGGCACTGACCTACGCCACGGGTGGCACCTCCAGCGGAGAGGGCACCACCGAATCACTCAGCGCTCGCCTCATGGCCACCGGCTGGGGCTCGATCTTGCTGGTCATCGTCGGCCTCGCCATCGTCGCGATCGGGGTGGGGATGATCGTCAGCGGAGTGCGTCAGCGCTTCATGCGGCACGTCGACGTGTCGCCCAAATCCCAGAAGTGGTTCGTCCCGCTCGGGATCGCAGGCTACGTGGCCAAGGGGTTGGCCGTGGCTGCCGTCGGGGTGCTGTTCGTCGTCGCAGTGTGGACGAGTGACCCGTCGCAGACCGGTGGCCTGGACGGCGCCCTGAAGTCCTTCACCCAGTTGCCGTTCGGGCGGGTCGTGCTGTTCGGGATCGCCGTCGGGCTGATCACCTACGGGCTCTTCTGCCTGGCCCGCGCGAGGAAGGCGAAGCCCGCCTAG
- a CDS encoding TetR/AcrR family transcriptional regulator: MAFRQLARYCAAMARTDRTPRTRMAADARRDDILAGAAAAFRARPYADVRVADVAEGVGASPALVYRYFTSKAGLYAAVVQAADDALASQQRSAVASLPTGSPPRDKVRALLEAYLDHVAADPTSWTNPFLAGDEPPEALAVREEGRLRHVADLRASLGLTPDAWARHEMSLHGYLGFVDQACLRWANSECSPDLRWAVIEASLGALEGALGDWRV, encoded by the coding sequence ATGGCTTTTCGGCAACTGGCCCGCTACTGTGCAGCCATGGCCCGCACCGACCGAACCCCACGAACCCGGATGGCCGCGGACGCTCGGCGCGATGACATCCTCGCGGGCGCCGCAGCCGCCTTCCGGGCGAGACCGTACGCCGACGTCCGCGTTGCCGACGTGGCGGAAGGGGTCGGCGCCTCGCCCGCACTGGTCTACCGGTACTTCACGTCGAAGGCGGGACTCTACGCGGCGGTGGTCCAGGCGGCCGACGATGCGCTTGCCTCTCAGCAGCGCTCCGCCGTCGCGTCGCTGCCCACAGGCTCCCCACCACGGGACAAGGTGCGGGCGCTACTCGAGGCGTACCTCGACCACGTCGCGGCCGATCCGACGTCCTGGACCAACCCGTTCCTCGCCGGCGATGAGCCGCCCGAGGCCCTGGCCGTTCGCGAGGAGGGCAGGTTGCGCCACGTGGCGGACCTGCGTGCATCCCTGGGGCTCACCCCCGACGCCTGGGCGCGGCACGAGATGTCGCTGCACGGTTATCTCGGATTCGTCGACCAGGCCTGCCTCCGCTGGGCCAACTCCGAATGCTCGCCTGACCTGCGGTGGGCAGTGATCGAGGCGTCACTCGGGGCGCTCGAGGGGGCGCTCGGCGACTGGCGGGTCTAG
- a CDS encoding alpha-amylase family protein, with the protein MLEHAVWWHVYPLGALGAPIRGEHGAPEPRLRRLEAWLDYAVELGCNGLLLNPVFASVAHGYETLDHYRIDPRLGDTEDFDALVAAAASRGLHVVLDGVFNHVAREHPLVAARPDMIRWQGDQPKGWEGHSDLVELNHDHPEVRAMVADIMAHWLRRGVAGWRLDVAYAVPADFWRDVLGRVRAEFPSAIFLGEVIHGDYAVIARDSTFDSVTQYELWKAIWSSLVDRNGWELAHAIERHAAFSAEFIPNTFTGNHDVSRMASLVEPHQLPITPYLLTTLPGAPSVYYGDEQGFTGLKTDRLGGDDDVRPPLPASPADLSALGAGMLHHYQAAIALRRRNPWLATADVEVTRRANEAISYRVTGSGNTLDVHIDLVGGGVTIEGSGEHLVV; encoded by the coding sequence ATGCTTGAGCACGCCGTCTGGTGGCACGTCTACCCCCTGGGTGCCCTCGGCGCCCCGATTCGCGGGGAGCACGGTGCGCCCGAGCCGCGCCTGCGCCGATTGGAGGCGTGGCTGGACTACGCCGTCGAATTGGGGTGCAACGGCCTGCTCCTCAACCCCGTCTTCGCCTCGGTGGCCCATGGGTACGAAACTCTCGACCACTACCGCATCGACCCGCGGCTGGGGGACACGGAGGACTTCGACGCTCTGGTCGCTGCGGCGGCTAGCCGTGGTCTCCACGTGGTGCTCGACGGAGTCTTCAACCACGTCGCCCGCGAACATCCTCTGGTCGCGGCCCGGCCGGACATGATCCGCTGGCAGGGTGATCAGCCGAAGGGGTGGGAGGGCCATTCTGACCTCGTCGAGCTCAACCACGATCACCCGGAAGTGCGCGCGATGGTGGCCGACATCATGGCGCACTGGCTGCGCCGGGGCGTGGCGGGATGGCGTCTCGACGTCGCCTACGCGGTGCCCGCGGACTTCTGGCGCGACGTCCTTGGTCGGGTCCGCGCGGAGTTCCCGTCCGCGATCTTCCTCGGCGAGGTGATCCACGGGGACTACGCGGTCATCGCGCGGGATTCCACCTTCGACTCGGTGACCCAGTACGAGCTGTGGAAGGCGATCTGGAGCTCGCTGGTGGACCGCAACGGCTGGGAGCTGGCCCACGCCATCGAGCGGCACGCCGCGTTCAGCGCGGAGTTCATTCCCAACACGTTCACCGGCAACCACGACGTCAGCCGGATGGCGAGCCTCGTCGAGCCCCACCAGCTGCCGATCACCCCGTACCTGCTCACCACCCTCCCCGGCGCGCCGTCGGTGTACTACGGCGACGAGCAGGGGTTTACGGGGCTGAAGACCGACCGGCTCGGCGGCGACGACGACGTGCGGCCACCCCTGCCTGCGTCTCCCGCCGACCTCTCGGCGCTCGGTGCCGGCATGCTCCACCACTACCAGGCGGCGATCGCGCTGCGCCGTCGCAACCCCTGGCTCGCGACGGCCGATGTCGAGGTGACCAGACGCGCCAACGAAGCCATCTCCTACCGGGTGACGGGCAGCGGGAACACGCTGGATGTCCACATCGACCTCGTCGGTGGGGGCGTCACCATCGAGGGCTCGGGCGAGCACCTCGTCGTCTAG
- a CDS encoding WXG100 family type VII secretion target gives MSEPAGNRETMQRAAQRVESRHQQIHALQTRLQGQMAELDSRWHGRAASAFQGDYRRFDTEFERVKQGLDLIHSSLVESLREQGGRSATPIVGPGR, from the coding sequence ATGAGCGAACCCGCGGGCAACCGCGAAACGATGCAGCGCGCGGCCCAGCGCGTCGAATCCCGCCACCAGCAGATCCACGCCCTTCAGACCAGACTGCAGGGGCAGATGGCGGAGCTGGATTCCCGCTGGCACGGGCGGGCGGCATCCGCGTTCCAGGGCGATTACCGCCGCTTCGACACCGAGTTCGAGCGGGTGAAACAGGGCCTCGACCTCATCCATTCCTCGCTCGTGGAGTCCCTCCGCGAACAGGGTGGACGCAGCGCCACCCCCATCGTCGGGCCGGGTCGATGA
- the pheA gene encoding prephenate dehydratase: MLGYFGPAGTFTHQALRTISAEDAVAFASVREALEAVREGQLLGAVVPIENSVEGGVSATLDELIAGEPLAIRREIVIAVEFGLYVRPGTQLHEVREVLTHGHAAAQCRDWLALMVPQATVTEAGSTAGAAAEVARPESRYDAAVCARVAGQLYGLTELAYQIEDNPGAVTRFVEVGLAGSVPERTGADKTTLVAYMREDHAGALLEILEQFAVRGVNLSRIESRPTKTTLGSYCFSIDVEGHLDDKRVAEALEGLHRVCPRVHFLGSYPRADGRRPAVGYGSTDEEFDAAAEWVASLGG; encoded by the coding sequence GTGCTCGGATACTTCGGCCCCGCGGGGACCTTCACTCACCAGGCGCTGCGCACCATCTCGGCCGAGGACGCGGTGGCGTTCGCCAGCGTCCGCGAGGCGTTGGAGGCAGTACGCGAGGGCCAACTGCTCGGTGCCGTCGTGCCCATCGAGAACTCGGTCGAGGGAGGCGTGTCGGCCACGCTGGACGAGCTGATTGCGGGCGAACCGCTGGCCATCCGTCGTGAAATCGTGATCGCCGTCGAGTTCGGCCTCTACGTGCGTCCGGGCACGCAGTTGCACGAGGTGCGTGAGGTGCTCACCCACGGTCACGCCGCGGCCCAGTGCCGCGACTGGTTGGCGTTGATGGTGCCGCAGGCGACCGTCACGGAGGCCGGCTCGACCGCCGGCGCTGCGGCCGAGGTTGCGCGCCCCGAGTCCCGGTACGACGCCGCAGTGTGCGCGAGGGTCGCCGGCCAGCTCTACGGCCTGACGGAGCTGGCCTATCAGATCGAGGACAACCCGGGGGCCGTCACCAGGTTCGTCGAGGTGGGGCTGGCCGGGTCGGTCCCGGAGCGCACCGGCGCGGACAAGACGACGCTTGTGGCGTACATGCGCGAGGACCACGCGGGTGCCCTGCTCGAGATCCTCGAGCAGTTTGCCGTGCGTGGCGTCAACCTGAGCCGCATCGAGTCTCGGCCGACGAAGACGACGCTGGGCAGCTACTGCTTCTCCATCGACGTGGAGGGGCACCTGGACGACAAGCGTGTCGCCGAGGCGCTCGAGGGACTCCACCGCGTGTGCCCGCGCGTGCACTTCCTCGGCTCCTACCCCCGGGCGGACGGGCGCAGGCCGGCTGTCGGCTACGGCTCCACCGACGAGGAGTTCGACGCTGCCGCGGAGTGGGTCGCGAGCCTCGGGGGCTGA